One window of Saprospiraceae bacterium genomic DNA carries:
- a CDS encoding T9SS type A sorting domain-containing protein, whose protein sequence is MKTRFLLLTILLSLASFIQAQNAFWNHSNTKPALKSGSDWNKLERVQFFELNHEAFRQFLIQQVPLESGSSHAVPIQLPFPDGSLHTFYIQESPVMEQGLADKYPEIKTYKGSDGSHYMRMSISPYSFQAYILTEQGDVVIEAYDRSNLNGYGVFYSNDLRLNDPVQLSCGTKDITEVKAPVDPQVEQKLQSRTGGILGTPVELKTYRLALTCTGDWGGRGDLGGGTLALALDKMVASLSLINAVYEKDIAVHLSLIASNDRLIYLDGNADPYPQPTMGGATLGINTSIINAKIPRSAYDIGHIYTIGCTDVGGIAFLGCVCNDNKGGGVTCWYTSDIAYVSQRITCHEMGHQFNASHTFSNCNGNESGTSYEPGSGTTIMSYSGLCGAGLNVEPGNGPHPNFFHVNSVERIYNFTRNEIGSCGTTTPTNNSYPQPEILFPSGLYIPIRTPFKLSGRATDMENDAMTYNWEQYDAGGYGPMLGEPSLTEEGPLFKSIFPNNNPIRIVPVWNTILTKANFERTEVLPTVDRQITFRFTARDNHAGAGGTAWKQIGFKALESAGPFAVVFPNESTLDTLYTDLCNKIRWDVANTDKSLVNCKNVNVYLMPNRTNPDNLIPLALNTDNDGEELVTIPDSLIGSSRARILVESVGNIFFDVSDQDIRIRSSVSPKLLFGVAPKSLRVCVPTKTDIQVHSCAAKISGNMQIFVESGLPDNSSYRFDQSSFDVNGSNVLHLDFTNVVTSGINTLVIAAITPNGDTLRESIELDLVSVDYTAVKTIYPADGLSGLAQSIEFKWNPSVNAESYNLEIASSPVFGNTIVYTLKGIKGSTFKPNFFFEENKLYYWRIIPVNRCGDGGPTTPAAFHTINKACIETDYIGNVISLKSNRTGSMMLTIPDAGFISDVNVKNFEATAVGINSVSLTLVSPLGTKVKLFDKNCGVTSNFDCSFDDDASVTLLAGGCPPIQGKLIQPLESLSKFIGENKKGDWRIELATDNFLSGFAEFNNFKLDICSDLIVNNPFNLNNLGLYLNAGETKGIGLDLLQSQDIDNTADQLVYTIVAKTQRGDLLLNGQPLDYGSRFTQKDIDDGKLSYHHKGADMEIDGFLFTVEDGAGGWYGTDYFKIQIGAVATDDKTLDPGLLVYPNPTQGQLQISTNEILDKTARLRLINLQGQVILNRSMANSKAEQISIQNLTDGIYILEIKSDKYFAAKKVVLKK, encoded by the coding sequence ATGAAAACAAGATTTTTACTCCTTACCATCTTATTAAGCTTGGCTAGCTTTATTCAGGCTCAAAATGCATTTTGGAATCATTCCAATACCAAACCAGCTCTTAAGAGTGGCAGTGATTGGAATAAATTGGAACGGGTTCAGTTTTTTGAACTAAACCACGAAGCGTTTCGGCAATTTCTAATTCAGCAGGTTCCTCTGGAATCAGGTTCTTCTCATGCTGTGCCTATTCAATTGCCTTTTCCGGATGGCAGCCTGCATACCTTTTACATTCAGGAATCTCCTGTTATGGAGCAGGGTCTTGCTGATAAATATCCAGAAATAAAAACCTATAAAGGAAGTGATGGCAGCCATTACATGCGGATGTCCATTTCTCCTTACAGTTTTCAGGCGTATATCCTCACAGAGCAAGGCGATGTAGTTATCGAAGCTTACGACCGGAGTAATTTAAATGGGTATGGGGTATTTTATTCCAATGACCTGCGATTAAATGATCCAGTTCAATTGAGTTGTGGTACAAAGGATATCACCGAAGTGAAAGCACCCGTTGATCCACAAGTCGAACAAAAATTACAATCCAGAACCGGGGGCATTTTGGGCACTCCGGTTGAATTAAAAACATACCGATTGGCTTTAACCTGCACGGGAGATTGGGGAGGACGTGGCGATTTAGGCGGAGGAACCCTTGCCCTGGCATTGGACAAAATGGTTGCTTCCTTATCATTGATCAATGCAGTTTATGAAAAAGATATTGCGGTCCATTTAAGTTTAATTGCATCCAATGACCGCTTGATCTATTTAGACGGGAATGCAGACCCTTACCCACAACCTACGATGGGTGGTGCTACTTTAGGAATCAACACCAGCATCATCAATGCTAAAATTCCAAGATCAGCTTATGACATTGGTCATATCTATACCATTGGCTGTACTGATGTTGGGGGCATTGCATTTTTAGGATGCGTATGCAACGACAACAAAGGGGGTGGCGTGACCTGTTGGTATACTTCCGACATTGCATATGTCAGTCAACGAATCACTTGCCATGAAATGGGGCATCAATTCAATGCTTCGCATACCTTCTCCAATTGCAATGGAAATGAATCAGGCACTTCGTATGAGCCAGGAAGTGGTACAACCATTATGTCTTACAGTGGCTTGTGTGGTGCCGGTTTAAATGTAGAACCAGGCAACGGACCACATCCTAATTTTTTTCACGTAAACAGTGTCGAACGCATTTACAATTTTACAAGAAATGAAATTGGTTCATGCGGAACAACCACACCAACAAACAACAGTTATCCTCAACCAGAAATACTATTTCCTTCAGGGCTCTATATTCCGATCAGAACTCCATTTAAATTGAGTGGTAGAGCAACAGATATGGAAAACGATGCCATGACCTATAACTGGGAACAATACGATGCAGGAGGTTATGGTCCGATGTTGGGTGAACCCTCATTGACCGAAGAAGGACCTTTGTTTAAATCCATTTTCCCAAATAATAATCCCATTCGAATTGTTCCTGTTTGGAATACCATTCTTACCAAAGCAAATTTTGAGCGTACAGAAGTTTTGCCAACTGTTGACAGACAAATTACATTCCGGTTTACTGCAAGAGACAATCATGCTGGGGCAGGAGGTACTGCCTGGAAACAAATTGGATTTAAAGCGTTGGAATCAGCCGGGCCTTTTGCGGTTGTTTTTCCAAATGAATCTACTTTAGATACACTCTATACCGATTTATGTAATAAGATTCGTTGGGACGTTGCCAATACTGATAAATCGCTGGTGAACTGTAAGAATGTAAATGTTTATTTAATGCCTAATCGAACCAATCCGGATAATTTAATTCCGTTGGCATTAAATACGGATAATGATGGAGAGGAATTGGTTACAATTCCTGATTCATTAATCGGTTCTTCACGAGCACGAATCTTGGTTGAATCAGTTGGAAATATTTTCTTTGATGTATCTGATCAAGATATTCGAATTCGCAGCTCGGTATCTCCAAAGCTTTTATTTGGTGTTGCACCCAAATCGTTGCGAGTTTGTGTTCCTACCAAAACAGATATCCAGGTTCACTCATGTGCAGCAAAGATTTCAGGCAACATGCAGATTTTTGTTGAAAGTGGATTACCGGATAATTCAAGCTATCGTTTTGATCAATCGTCATTTGATGTCAATGGATCAAATGTATTGCATTTGGATTTTACCAATGTGGTCACATCAGGAATCAACACCTTGGTTATTGCTGCAATCACACCCAATGGAGATACCTTAAGAGAATCCATTGAATTGGATTTGGTCAGCGTGGATTACACAGCGGTAAAAACAATTTATCCTGCTGATGGACTTTCAGGTTTGGCTCAATCTATTGAATTTAAATGGAATCCAAGCGTGAATGCAGAATCCTATAATTTGGAAATTGCAAGTTCACCTGTGTTTGGAAATACAATTGTTTACACATTAAAAGGAATTAAAGGTTCGACCTTTAAGCCAAATTTTTTCTTTGAAGAAAACAAATTATACTACTGGAGAATCATTCCTGTAAACCGCTGCGGTGATGGTGGACCAACCACACCGGCTGCATTTCATACAATCAATAAAGCATGTATTGAAACGGATTATATAGGAAATGTGATTAGCTTAAAATCAAACAGAACCGGATCCATGATGCTTACCATACCCGATGCGGGATTTATCAGCGATGTCAATGTGAAAAATTTTGAAGCCACTGCAGTGGGTATAAATAGTGTGAGCCTCACTCTGGTAAGCCCCTTGGGCACTAAAGTAAAATTATTTGATAAAAATTGCGGTGTTACCAGCAATTTTGATTGCAGCTTTGATGACGATGCTTCAGTTACTTTATTGGCAGGAGGCTGTCCGCCCATTCAAGGAAAGCTGATCCAGCCTTTAGAATCCTTAAGTAAATTTATTGGTGAAAATAAAAAAGGAGATTGGCGGATTGAACTGGCAACTGATAATTTTTTATCAGGCTTTGCAGAATTTAATAATTTCAAATTAGATATTTGTTCGGATCTCATTGTAAACAATCCATTCAATTTAAATAATTTGGGTTTGTATTTGAATGCAGGCGAAACCAAAGGCATTGGTTTGGATTTGTTGCAATCACAGGACATTGATAATACCGCTGACCAATTGGTTTATACCATTGTAGCTAAAACGCAACGGGGAGATTTGTTATTAAATGGACAGCCTTTGGATTACGGTTCCAGGTTTACACAAAAAGATATTGATGATGGCAAATTAAGTTATCATCACAAAGGTGCTGATATGGAAATTGATGGCTTCTTATTTACTGTTGAAGATGGAGCCGGTGGTTGGTATGGCACGGATTATTTTAAAATACAAATTGGAGCCGTAGCAACAGACGATAAAACACTTGATCCGGGATTGCTGGTGTATCCAAATCCAACCCAAGGACAGTTGCAGATTTCAACCAATGAAATTTTAGATAAAACGGCTCGACTCCGATTGATTAATTTACAAGGGCAAGTGATCCTTAATCGTTCGATGGCCAATTCAAAAGCAGAACAAATTAGTATTCAAAATTTAACCGATGGCATTTACATTTTGGAAATAAAATCTGATAAGTACTTTGCTGCCAAAAAAGTGGTGTTGAAGAAATAA
- a CDS encoding DUF4230 domain-containing protein, whose translation MKYLFYILIACSLAGLGFYFGKNYNSSNNISKTDQSILLERIKDVFKVVYVEAQFNEIINHKDYTWFDLSPFRKTAIIRVQATVHAGIDMDSSRLELDELHKTLNFYLDTTPVILSIEHKMDYFDLQQGSFNYFKPEELSSLEENATSYIRQKALQSDLLNRCSSKRNEMIQLMDDLAKGVGWKLNLHPNKKISAHHLK comes from the coding sequence TTGAAATACCTGTTTTATATTTTGATTGCCTGCAGTCTCGCCGGACTCGGATTCTATTTTGGAAAAAATTATAATTCGTCCAACAACATATCCAAAACAGATCAGAGTATTTTACTGGAACGCATCAAAGATGTGTTTAAAGTAGTTTATGTAGAAGCTCAGTTTAATGAGATCATCAATCACAAAGATTATACCTGGTTTGATTTAAGTCCTTTTCGAAAAACTGCCATCATTCGGGTACAAGCTACCGTTCATGCCGGCATCGATATGGATTCATCCAGATTGGAATTGGATGAACTCCATAAAACACTTAATTTTTATTTAGATACCACTCCGGTCATCCTCAGCATCGAACATAAAATGGATTATTTCGATCTCCAACAAGGCAGTTTTAATTATTTTAAACCAGAAGAACTCAGCAGTTTAGAAGAAAACGCAACATCGTATATCCGACAAAAAGCATTGCAAAGTGATTTACTCAATCGCTGTTCGTCAAAACGAAATGAAATGATCCAACTTATGGATGATTTGGCAAAGGGTGTTGGATGGAAATTAAATTTACACCCAAACAAAAAAATAAGTGCACATCATTTGAAATAG